DNA from Bacteroidia bacterium:
AGAGGAAATTACATCAGAATTTCCACAAAAGCCGGAGAATCAAAATAGCGTCCAAAATGTTGTTCTGCAAAAACCATCGGCAAAAAGAACGGCACAAACCCAAGAAATATCGCTGCCTAAATTGATCGGAAACGTAATTGCCCAAAGAATCGGCCTAAAAAAAGCGATTCAGATAACCGAAAAAAGAACCCAAAATTCCAGAATCCGCGAAATCACGTTGTTTGGAAACCCAGTTGCACAAAAAAATTAACACGTTAAAAAAATATGAAAACATCTTTTTATGTTGCCTTACTTTGCCTTTTTGGGGTGGCAAACTACCCAAAAGGATTTTCCCAAAAAAAAGAAACAAAGGATACAACCATTGTAAATGTTGGGAAAAAGCGAATCATAATCGTTAATAAATCTAATCTTGAAGATGCTGATGAGCCGGAAGACTCCGGCACTGACTCTACTGCTGAACGCTTTAATTACAAAGTGATGGTATCTGATGTGTATTCCGGTTTAATAGAGGACTTACAACAAGCTAATAGTGAGTTAGAAGAGCAAATTCAGCAATCCAATAATCCGGCGGTTCAAGATGCGCTCCGAAAAGCGCAGAAAAAAATTCAACAGCAAATTGAAAAGTTGCAAGAGAAAAATACTACTCAATCTAATAACGATAAATCTGGAAAGAAATCTACGGACGATGATGACGAATCAGATTACCACGAAAATCACCCTAAAAAGCAAAGACCGGAAATTGTCATCGGCGGCATTTCCTTAGGTTTAAATATGTTGCTGTTTAACAATAGTTTTGATTATCCAGAGAGCTACAAAGACATGGAGTTACGTACCGGCAAATCTATACATGTGCGACTTTCGCCGGTAGGGTTACATTTGCCATTAGGAAGAGGATTCAATTTTCAAACAGACTGCTCCTTTGACTGGAATAACTATCGTTTTGTAAATAATATTCGGCTGAAGTCTATGGATAACCGGTTACTTATTTTCCCAGACTCTACAAGTTTGGTCAAAAATAAATTAGTAGCTACTTGGGTTGGGCTTCCGGTTATGTTTGGCTGGGAAAGTAACAAAGGAAAAGATGGAGGTAATCGTTTTCGGATTGGGATTGGCTGGTACACTGGTTATTTGATTTCTGCTTATACTAAGCAAGTTACCAAAGAAAATGGGACTATAAAAAATCGTGAAAACTTTGGTATTAACCGAATTGCCTATGGCCCGAAATTCAGAATTGGTTATGGGTTATTCAACATATATGCTCAATATATGCTATCTAATTTTTTACTCAAAGAATCCTCAAATAACATAAATTTCGGTATTGATTTTACCGGATTTTAGATAAAAGCTGCAAGGTTATTAAATGTTAAATAAAGAATAATAACTAAGTTGGTTTTGCAGTCCGCCGCTTTCAGTGGTGGACTGCAAATTTTATAATGTTGGTTTTTAGATAAATTTAATTTTTATTTAGTTTTAATCTAAATAAAAATTAAATTTGCTCGATTTTTAAATACTTAAATTATGGAAGAACCGTTGCATATAGGTATTTCAGAAAAAATACAAGAGATTGATTCCCAACATATAGAAACAAAGTTGGTAATAGCAGATCTAAAAAGTTGCTGTAAACGCTACAAGCGCGGAAAACGGTGTAAAAAATGCCCTGATAAATAATCTTTAGGCTGTTTGGTGCTATCTATTTTACTACTTTTGATATTAGATATTCAAGTATCACTTTATTGATAGTTACTTTATGGCCACGATTCCCCGCTTTTTTTACACAAAGGTTTCTAAGGATAAATCTCCTTGGCAGAAGTCTGGTTTTCAGATGGTTGGATATTCATCCGGCTTTTTAGACAAAAAAAATATCTTAGATATTGAATCTCACATTCATTTTCCGGGTCTTCATTTTTTTGAAGAAAAAGAGACTTACTTTTTCGTTTTACATCAGGAAAAAGCCAATTTGGTTTGGCTACATACCCAAAGTTTACCTGATGAATTAGATGAGTTTGGCCGCGAAGGAATGTTTATGGCACAAGGTTTCGTTATTCCTGCAGAAGTTTGGGAAGCCGCACAGAATCCCTTTGCGTTAGGAGAAACTCTTCGGAAATATCTTAGGGTAAATTATCAGGATTTATTGACGGCACCGGAACTTAATCTTCAAACAGGAGAACTCACTCCGTTGGAGATTTTACCGGATAATTTTAATCATCAACTAACCCATCCGAAAAAAGATTTATTTTTACTGTTAGACACTGTTTTAGAGCAAGTTATAGATAATAATCCATTGGGAATTTTAATACAAGGGTCAGCACAGCAGGTTCAGGATTGTTTCTCTTGGGTTGGTGCTTATTTGC
Protein-coding regions in this window:
- a CDS encoding PorT family protein, giving the protein MKTSFYVALLCLFGVANYPKGFSQKKETKDTTIVNVGKKRIIIVNKSNLEDADEPEDSGTDSTAERFNYKVMVSDVYSGLIEDLQQANSELEEQIQQSNNPAVQDALRKAQKKIQQQIEKLQEKNTTQSNNDKSGKKSTDDDDESDYHENHPKKQRPEIVIGGISLGLNMLLFNNSFDYPESYKDMELRTGKSIHVRLSPVGLHLPLGRGFNFQTDCSFDWNNYRFVNNIRLKSMDNRLLIFPDSTSLVKNKLVATWVGLPVMFGWESNKGKDGGNRFRIGIGWYTGYLISAYTKQVTKENGTIKNRENFGINRIAYGPKFRIGYGLFNIYAQYMLSNFLLKESSNNINFGIDFTGF